From the genome of Ectobacillus sp. JY-23, one region includes:
- a CDS encoding S8 family serine peptidase has translation MKKKFMKKATTLALGVGLVSTGLSAPYVNLPTAVHATAPASTEAILAKLTPEQREALAKLSTDVQTGLFLQQDVNLESESNVSIIVAFKQKPEKMAVLEAALRGESLSAAKAKSNVDADHATFKSDLTRIFKEKEDAYKVKRVYKHAFNGVALEVPANKIQDVLKSDAVQAIYSDVTVKAEPPVQTDEASTEAQGQGMADERAFLNVDQLHKEGYTGKGIKVAVLDTGIDYNHPDLKAAYKGGYDFVHNDNDPMETTYEDWIKAGKPGANASSYVTDHGTHVAGTIAGQGANNSPYATKGIAPDAELYAYRVLGPGGSGSSEGIIAAIDKAVAEDMDVMNLSLGASYNDPMYPTSIAINNAVLSGVAAIVAAGNDGNKMYTLGSPGTASLALTVGASDVAMKISTMKGNLDVFKSDMRLLARGFTDDLSTFLNKTFEIVNIAGYGQASNYKNINVKGKVVLVPRGTNNLNDKILQAKINGAAAILIYNNNAAEGHMPFYLAEGSDFIPAFNITNADGLALKQKISEGKIQFSFSEMGEYATVGDTLADFSSRGPSRINYDIKPEVTAPGVSVLSTVPSFINSPSNPSDYTYAYQRMSGTSMATPSVAGITALLLQAKPDLQPEDIKAILMNTADPLSKPYSVFEQGAGRVDPYEAMHAGIEIKVKDKTQTILNGKEKQINEATGALSFGNKAFNGKDTKDSRIITITNKGQEEKTFDVTVKFQKDVREAKDAEKNGVEVKTDASVRVGPNGDVSRNVSLFIPHTAEKGIYEGYIVYTNHDNPEETYQVPFGVHYVEEGFQEVNLDRVSMSTDRNATSNPFYYPFLGGSFILQSHMKTIDVVLTDATTGKDLGIVGSFNGMLLNEGVLQSAGQLFKGVYYPFTGDSEQPISSRAALAKEGHYKMKFIAYNDEGKIFVAAPDLFVDNTMPDAFNVQVEGEKPGNPFVEYKQGQQTLGLTASIHDNIVDSLNANGLGAKQSQNSIWYFYNSALANGKLTLDENGHVKDEIAMNPRIPVLNVAFEGIDQATNSYGAKEYYFVQDNTPYVYGQPNLKTRANRVVTRIGETVTITLTANNVNKVKQAVYDFSTNTSDTNIVSINLRPEAQQLGGKLNVTSTNTSATVVKSKVEVAFDGGAEVSGDIPMVDVTLKIPEMAAPTLLSSFRSVTSTFTSTDSIVTKPFTYIAPIDILPNKSSVIGYIQAEGFRDAQGNFDYIRDYTTVGANVTVRDNVGMQHSGVMDKRGQFYITGIPVTRDIMNVNQDIPGHFTMHNTFTYAFRVMDGELYGVQRRLGTETMQVAPGGDVNKDDVIDIMDALEIQTTWGSASRHTDINYDGTVDVKDFAFVEKNFAMQNPTVQSAPKAVKSYKSKTLADIKNTLGIK, from the coding sequence TCTTACAGCAGGATGTAAATTTGGAAAGTGAGAGCAACGTTTCGATCATTGTCGCATTTAAGCAAAAGCCTGAAAAGATGGCGGTATTAGAGGCTGCTCTCCGAGGTGAAAGCTTATCCGCTGCAAAAGCAAAAAGCAATGTGGACGCTGATCATGCAACATTTAAGAGCGACTTGACTCGTATATTTAAAGAAAAAGAAGATGCCTATAAGGTAAAACGTGTCTATAAGCATGCATTTAACGGTGTTGCGCTTGAAGTACCTGCCAATAAAATTCAAGATGTGCTGAAATCAGATGCGGTACAAGCCATTTATAGCGATGTAACTGTAAAAGCAGAACCGCCGGTACAGACAGACGAGGCTTCTACAGAAGCACAAGGGCAGGGTATGGCAGATGAACGCGCATTTTTGAATGTCGATCAATTGCATAAGGAAGGTTACACAGGAAAGGGAATCAAGGTTGCAGTTCTTGATACAGGAATTGATTACAATCATCCGGATTTAAAAGCTGCGTATAAAGGTGGCTATGATTTCGTTCATAATGACAATGATCCGATGGAAACCACATATGAAGACTGGATCAAAGCTGGAAAACCTGGCGCGAACGCATCTAGCTACGTCACAGATCATGGAACGCATGTCGCAGGCACAATTGCGGGTCAAGGTGCAAATAACAGCCCATACGCGACAAAAGGTATCGCACCGGACGCAGAACTATACGCATATCGTGTATTAGGTCCGGGTGGCAGCGGTTCTTCCGAGGGTATCATTGCTGCGATCGACAAAGCGGTAGCAGAAGATATGGATGTAATGAATCTTTCCTTGGGGGCAAGCTATAATGATCCGATGTATCCAACGAGTATTGCTATTAACAACGCAGTTCTCAGCGGTGTAGCAGCTATTGTAGCGGCAGGAAACGATGGCAATAAAATGTATACATTGGGCTCTCCAGGTACGGCTTCCTTGGCATTGACGGTAGGGGCAAGTGACGTAGCGATGAAGATTTCTACAATGAAAGGGAATTTGGATGTTTTTAAATCAGATATGCGTTTATTGGCAAGAGGCTTTACTGATGACCTTTCTACTTTTTTAAACAAAACATTTGAAATCGTGAACATTGCTGGATATGGACAAGCAAGCAACTATAAAAACATAAATGTAAAAGGAAAAGTTGTCCTTGTCCCGCGTGGCACGAACAATTTGAACGATAAAATTTTACAAGCCAAAATCAATGGCGCGGCTGCTATCTTAATTTATAACAACAATGCAGCTGAGGGACACATGCCATTTTACTTGGCTGAAGGATCGGACTTTATTCCTGCATTTAATATCACGAATGCTGACGGGCTGGCTTTAAAACAAAAAATTAGTGAAGGAAAAATACAGTTTTCCTTCAGTGAGATGGGAGAATATGCAACGGTTGGAGACACACTAGCAGACTTTAGCTCTCGCGGACCATCTCGTATCAATTATGATATCAAGCCGGAAGTAACGGCACCTGGTGTTAGCGTATTATCGACAGTTCCAAGCTTTATCAACAGCCCAAGTAATCCGTCTGATTACACATATGCGTATCAGCGCATGTCCGGAACATCTATGGCAACACCAAGCGTGGCCGGTATCACGGCATTGTTATTGCAGGCAAAACCCGACTTGCAGCCTGAAGATATCAAAGCCATTCTGATGAACACGGCAGACCCGTTAAGCAAGCCTTACAGTGTATTTGAGCAGGGGGCAGGACGCGTCGATCCTTATGAAGCAATGCACGCTGGTATTGAGATTAAGGTGAAGGACAAAACACAAACAATTCTTAATGGAAAAGAAAAACAAATTAATGAAGCTACAGGTGCTTTAAGTTTTGGAAATAAAGCCTTCAATGGAAAAGACACGAAGGATTCTCGTATCATAACGATTACAAACAAAGGACAAGAAGAAAAAACCTTTGATGTGACGGTGAAATTTCAAAAGGATGTGCGAGAAGCGAAGGATGCAGAGAAAAATGGTGTGGAAGTCAAAACAGACGCTTCCGTAAGAGTGGGACCAAACGGAGATGTGAGCAGAAACGTATCCCTCTTCATTCCACATACGGCTGAAAAAGGGATTTATGAAGGATATATTGTGTATACAAATCATGATAATCCGGAAGAAACATACCAAGTTCCATTTGGCGTGCATTATGTAGAAGAAGGATTTCAAGAGGTTAACTTGGACCGCGTTTCGATGTCAACAGATCGAAATGCAACAAGCAATCCATTTTATTATCCGTTTTTAGGAGGAAGCTTCATCTTGCAGTCGCACATGAAAACAATTGATGTGGTGCTGACAGATGCGACTACAGGTAAAGACTTAGGTATAGTAGGTTCCTTTAACGGCATGCTTCTCAATGAAGGCGTATTACAATCAGCAGGTCAGTTGTTTAAAGGTGTCTATTATCCATTCACAGGCGATAGTGAGCAACCAATCAGCAGCAGGGCAGCATTGGCAAAGGAAGGCCATTATAAGATGAAATTTATCGCTTATAATGATGAAGGAAAAATATTTGTCGCGGCACCGGACTTGTTCGTAGACAATACCATGCCCGATGCATTCAACGTACAAGTGGAAGGTGAAAAGCCAGGCAATCCGTTTGTGGAATATAAACAGGGGCAGCAAACACTCGGCTTGACAGCCTCTATTCACGACAATATTGTGGATAGCTTGAATGCCAACGGCTTGGGTGCAAAGCAATCACAGAACAGCATCTGGTACTTTTACAATAGTGCCTTGGCAAACGGTAAACTTACATTAGACGAAAATGGGCATGTGAAAGATGAAATTGCGATGAATCCGCGTATACCTGTATTAAATGTTGCATTTGAAGGTATTGATCAAGCAACAAATTCATATGGAGCAAAAGAGTATTACTTTGTACAAGACAATACCCCATATGTGTATGGGCAACCAAATCTAAAAACGAGAGCAAACCGCGTTGTTACTCGCATTGGAGAAACAGTGACAATCACGCTTACAGCTAACAATGTGAACAAAGTAAAACAAGCAGTTTATGATTTTTCTACCAATACAAGTGATACCAATATCGTAAGTATTAACTTGCGCCCTGAAGCACAACAATTGGGTGGTAAATTGAATGTTACAAGCACTAACACGTCAGCTACGGTTGTGAAGTCAAAGGTGGAGGTCGCGTTTGATGGGGGAGCGGAAGTGAGCGGTGATATTCCAATGGTAGATGTAACATTGAAGATTCCGGAGATGGCAGCTCCAACTCTGCTTTCTAGCTTCAGAAGCGTTACGTCCACTTTTACAAGTACAGATAGCATCGTAACAAAGCCGTTTACGTATATTGCACCAATTGATATTTTACCGAACAAATCTAGTGTCATCGGATATATTCAAGCAGAGGGCTTCCGTGATGCGCAAGGTAACTTTGATTATATAAGAGACTACACAACGGTTGGAGCAAACGTGACAGTTAGGGATAACGTAGGTATGCAACATTCTGGCGTGATGGATAAGCGTGGTCAATTCTACATCACTGGCATCCCTGTCACGCGTGATATCATGAACGTCAATCAAGATATACCAGGACATTTCACGATGCATAATACATTCACATATGCATTCAGAGTAATGGATGGTGAGTTGTACGGTGTTCAAAGGAGATTAGGGACAGAAACGATGCAAGTTGCTCCAGGTGGTGATGTAAATAAAGATGATGTGATTGACATCATGGACGCACTAGAAATTCAAACAACTTGGGGAAGCGCGTCACGCCATACAGATATCAATTATGATGGTACGGTAGATGTGAAGGACTTCGCATTTGTAGAGAAGAACTTCGCTATGCAAAACCCGACCGTTCAAAGTGCACCAAAAGCTGTAAAATCATATAAAAGCAAAACACTTGCTGATATTAAAAACACATTAGGAATCAAATAA